The region GTTTTCTTCGTAGTAAAACCATAGCGCGTCATCACGGACCACGCCGATTACGGGCTTGGCTTCGCTGGAAAGCTCTATGCCGTCCCATGCATCCTGTTCAGAATTTAAATCCGCTGAAGCTTCTTGGGCTATTCTGGAAATGGCATCAAGATTAAGGCAATCTTCCGCCATCTGACCGAGTGTATCAAGAGCCTTGTCCACAGCACCGTATTCGGTATTGGAAACAAGCCCCATATGCCGTTCGGGAATGGGATTTTCCTTCAGTTTAGGCAGCATGCCCAGCACCGGGATATCGGTGTAGGCTTCGATGGAATTTTTGAGGATATTGCGGTGGCGTTCCCCGGCTGTGCGGTTGAGGATGACCCCGGCGAGATTGAAGCCGTCTTCAAAAGCTTTGCACCCGGCAACTATGGCGGCCACGGTGCGGGTCATCTTGGTGCAGTCAATAGTGAGGATGACCGGTGCCTTGATGATCCGGGCCAGCTCGGCCGTAGAGCAGGAACCGTCTACATCTTTTCCATCGAAAAGGCCGCGGTTTCCTTCCACAATGGAAATATCCGCCCCCTGTCCTTTTTCCAGAAAAAGGGAGATGAGCTTATCGTTGGACATGAGAAAGGGATCGAGATTGGTGGCGTATTGCCCGGAAGCAAGGCCCAGCCAGCGGGCATCAATGTAGTCGGGACCTTTTTTGAACGGCTTGACCGCCCTGCCCTTATTACGGAAGGCCCGGCAAAGACCGAGGGTGACTATGGTTTTACCTGTGCCGCCGCTGAGTCCGGCCAATACGATTCTTGGAAAATTCATTTCGCTGCTCACGCCCTTAAGATTCTAACTCATGCCTTTATACACAAAGGATTCAGTAGTGTTTCAGCGCAAAAAAGACAAGGAAAATTACTACCAAGAGCCAATGCAAAGACTGGGTAAGACAAAAAAATGCCTTGTCCCAAGGGACAAGGCATTTAAGAGTCAAACTGAACGAAAAATTAATCTTCGTGTTCAGCTCCACCCTGCTTACCAGCGCCAGTCAGGCCGTACATGGTAGTAGAGCCGGAGGACCAGTATTCAACCTTCTCTTCTTTAACAAGAGCGGTCAGAACTTTCTTAACTTCGCGACCCTTTGCATCAGGAAAGAGCTTGGTGAAGTCGTTGAAGTAAAATTTACTTTTAGCACCTGTTTTCTTTTCCAAGAAAGCAAGGATTTCTTCCTTTGCGGAATCCATATCGATCGGCATAATAAGCCCCTTTCTTTTTAAAGGGGCGCGGCAAAATGCCGCGCCCCGTATTTCTCAATTCGAACTAAATTAGAACTTGAACTGAGTGGACTGACGCCAGGTGTAGTAAGCGGGATCACGGAAATCATCGATAAGGTGGGGAGTAAACTCGATACCAGTCTTTTCGAAGAAACGTTCCCAACCAATACGCTCTGCCCAGTCACCCAGACGCTCGTACTTGTTAGCTTCAGCTTTGTAGACTTCCACGATCTGGCGGATAGTCTTGGTAAGTGTGGGCCAACGAGGAGGT is a window of Desulfovibrio sp. JC010 DNA encoding:
- a CDS encoding dissimilatory sulfite reductase D family protein, which translates into the protein MPIDMDSAKEEILAFLEKKTGAKSKFYFNDFTKLFPDAKGREVKKVLTALVKEEKVEYWSSGSTTMYGLTGAGKQGGAEHED
- a CDS encoding cobyrinate a,c-diamide synthase translates to MNFPRIVLAGLSGGTGKTIVTLGLCRAFRNKGRAVKPFKKGPDYIDARWLGLASGQYATNLDPFLMSNDKLISLFLEKGQGADISIVEGNRGLFDGKDVDGSCSTAELARIIKAPVILTIDCTKMTRTVAAIVAGCKAFEDGFNLAGVILNRTAGERHRNILKNSIEAYTDIPVLGMLPKLKENPIPERHMGLVSNTEYGAVDKALDTLGQMAEDCLNLDAISRIAQEASADLNSEQDAWDGIELSSEAKPVIGVVRDDALWFYYEENLEALRRAGAEVKEISLISPEPWPEIHGLYLGGGFPETLAKEISTNTSIRDHVRSLAKSGLPIFAECGGFMYLGRDVEYEGQKYKMSGVLDLSTRLCPRPQGLGYTSGKIVHENPFFTAGTEVIGHEFHYSLCVDNNEPAPKYALHMSRGKGMADGHDGLIRDNIYAGYNHIHALSMPCWANNFVKAAEKFKG